DNA from bacterium:
ATCCCGGCGTGAGCGTCGCCGACGTGCAGGCCGCCACCGGTTTCGAAGTGCTGCTGCCCGCGGGGGAGGTGCCCGCCACGGCCCGCCCCAGTGGCGAGGAGCTGCGCATCCTCCGCAGCGAGGTGGACCCCACCGGCGCCCGCCTGCGAGAATTCTGAGATGCCAGGGGGGCTGGCGCTGTGAAGATCCAAGGCTCGGTCGCGCTGGTCACGGGAGGCGCCTCGGGCCTCGGCGCGGGCGTGGCGCGGGGCCTGGCGGCGGCGGGCGGCAGGGTGGTGATTGCCGACCTGGCCTCCTCGGCGGGGGACCAGGTCGCCGCCGAGCTGGGCGACGGCGCCGCCTTCGTGGCTGTCGACGTCACCCGGCCCGACGACGTGGAGTCCGCCGTGGCGGCGGCGGCGGCCGTCTGGGGGCGGATCGATTTGCTGGTGAGCTGCGCCGGCATCAGCTCGGGCCAGCGGATGCTCAGCCGGAGCGGCGAAGTGCACACCCTGGAGCACTTCCGGGCGCACATCGAGGTGAACCTCATCGGGCTGTTCGACGTGCTGCGCCACGTGGTGGTGCACATGGCGGCCAACGAGCCGAACGCCGAGGGCGAGCGCGGCGTGATCGTCAACCTGGGGTCCATCGCCGGGATCGAGGGCCAGGTGGGGCAGATGTCCTACAGCGCCTCCAAGGGCGGGATCATCGGCCTGACGCTGCCGCTTGCCCGTGACCTGGGTAGCCGGGGCATCCGGGTGATGGCCATCTGCCCCGGCATCATGGACACGCCCATCCTGGCCTCGCTGAACGACGAGCAGATCGACGCCATCGTCGCCGGCAACGTCTTCCCCAAGCGCCTCGGCGCACCCGCCGACGTGGCCAACCTGGTGCGCCACATCATGGAGAACACCTACCTGAACGGCGAGGTCATCCGGCTAGACGCCGGCATGCGCCTGAACATCTCCTGAGCGTCGGAACGCCCTTCGTAGCGTGTCGAGCAGGCCGCGCGACCGGGTCGTGATCAGGCTGACCGCGACATCTCTAGCGGTCGGTGGAAGCTCCTTCGTCGCAGAGGGCCCGGGTAGCGAGCGTCTCATCGAGCACGCCGCGGTCGAAGCCCTGGCGGATGGAGTCGTTCACGGCCTGCTCGAAGCTGATGCCGCGCGTCGCCATCCGGTGGCGGATCATCTGCTCGGTGTCCAGAGCGAAGTCGACCGTCCTGCGCACACGTTCACGATAACAGCGGCCCCATGACGTTCTGAACATGGCGTTTGACATCATTTGAGTGACGTCGGTCACGCCGGCCGGTGGTCGGGTGCCGTGGGACGGCGCGCTCGAGAGAACCGCCGGTTCCCGCAATCTCGGCCATGCGGCATGCGTCGAGGAGGAACCGATCCCACGACACGGCGGAGGCGATCCGTCTCAGCGGGCGATGGCGGATCGCCGATTCGACACGCTGTGCTGCGGGGGTTACGTCGAACGTGACACCTACCGCGCGACTAGGTTGGATGGAGCGCTTTGACCCAGGGGGGAGTCATGAGATCGTCGAAACGACTGTTTGTGTATGCCGTCGCGCTCTTGGCGGTGTTCGCCTTGATTGCGGCGTCCTGCGGGGACGACGAGGCTGAGAGCACCCAGCCCGCAGCCCAACCGGCCCCCGAGCCGGCGCCGTCGCCGTCGCCGGATCCTGCGCCCGAGCCGCCGCCGCCCGAGCCGGCGCCGTCGCCGGATCCTGCGCCCGAGCCCCCGCCGCCCGAGCCGGCGCCGTCGCCGGATCCTGCGCCCGAGCCCCCGCCGTCGCCCGAGCCGGCGCCGGAGCCCCCGCCGCCCGACCCGATGGCAGAGTGCGTCGCCGACGCGGAGGCCGCGGTGGCGGCCGGCCAGCAGCCGATTCCCGTCCTGGGCCCGTCGAGGCCGCTGGACATGTCAGCGCTCGCCGGCAAGAGCATCTGGAACATCCTGATCTTCACCAACGAGTTCACCGGTGCGGTCACCGCCGGACTCGAGGAGGCGGCTGCCGAGGCCGGTATCGACGTCACGATCTTCGACGGTCAGGGTGATCCGAGCGAGTGGAATCTCGGCGTGGAGCAGGCCATCGCGCAGGGCGCCGACGCGATCATCCTGCAGGCCGTCGCCCCCGGCGCGGTGTCCGCACCGCTGGCGGACGCCGCCGATGCCGGCATCGCCGTGGTCGACATCTTCAACGGCAGCTTCGATCAGCCGCTCCCGCCGGGCGTGTTCGCCCACGTCGCGCCCGACTTCCGGGCGAGCGGCGAGCTGATGGCCAACTGGATGCTGGCCGACTCGGGCTGCGACGTGCGCGCCGCCATCTTCGGCATCCGCGCCCTGCCGCTGCACGACGACATGATGGTGGCGGCGCAGGCCAGGATCGAGGCGGCCTGCGACTGCAAGGCCGTGCTCGAGGACGTGGACCCGACCACGATCGGGAGTGACTTCGCTCCCAACGTCAGCGCCGTACTGGGACGCGAGGGCGACATCAACTACCTGTTCCCGGTCTGGGACGGGTTGAT
Protein-coding regions in this window:
- a CDS encoding SDR family NAD(P)-dependent oxidoreductase, with the protein product MKIQGSVALVTGGASGLGAGVARGLAAAGGRVVIADLASSAGDQVAAELGDGAAFVAVDVTRPDDVESAVAAAAAVWGRIDLLVSCAGISSGQRMLSRSGEVHTLEHFRAHIEVNLIGLFDVLRHVVVHMAANEPNAEGERGVIVNLGSIAGIEGQVGQMSYSASKGGIIGLTLPLARDLGSRGIRVMAICPGIMDTPILASLNDEQIDAIVAGNVFPKRLGAPADVANLVRHIMENTYLNGEVIRLDAGMRLNIS
- a CDS encoding substrate-binding domain-containing protein, with translation MRSSKRLFVYAVALLAVFALIAASCGDDEAESTQPAAQPAPEPAPSPSPDPAPEPPPPEPAPSPDPAPEPPPPEPAPSPDPAPEPPPSPEPAPEPPPPDPMAECVADAEAAVAAGQQPIPVLGPSRPLDMSALAGKSIWNILIFTNEFTGAVTAGLEEAAAEAGIDVTIFDGQGDPSEWNLGVEQAIAQGADAIILQAVAPGAVSAPLADAADAGIAVVDIFNGSFDQPLPPGVFAHVAPDFRASGELMANWMLADSGCDVRAAIFGIRALPLHDDMMVAAQARIEAACDCKAVLEDVDPTTIGSDFAPNVSAVLGREGDINYLFPVWDGLMPLAKTAAEGFDVKFLGHDGVSSNLDDIRAGGPGAQSATGAFPPNEWIGWALLDQVGRALAGEEALDWVVPHAAIDSSNVGPSNDQLGPYADWTNYRDAFREAWGLS